A region of Candidatus Eisenbacteria bacterium DNA encodes the following proteins:
- a CDS encoding undecaprenyl-diphosphate phosphatase, protein MNWWTALILGIVQGFTELLPVSSSGHLVLFERLLGVRLTDASFEITVHVATAAALCLVLRREIWLMLRSILPAGTSQVVDSKTGGFLPGGSVGSQVEGSQNERRRGRLLILAVVIGTLPAVLVGAVASDKIEAAFHGATLTVAMLPLTGVFLILTRWAQDRGRDVSKLRALIVGVAQAIAILPGISRSGMTVGTGLFLGVTKEQAVKFSFLLSIPAIAGGALLKLAKGSSGVPSVGAQNLAIASVVAFLSALLAARVLFGVVRRGKLDYFGYYCLAVGVLGLLFLAR, encoded by the coding sequence TTGAACTGGTGGACGGCTTTGATACTCGGAATCGTGCAGGGGTTTACCGAGCTATTGCCCGTAAGCAGCTCGGGGCATCTTGTGTTGTTTGAGAGGCTCCTCGGCGTGCGGCTCACGGACGCGTCATTTGAGATTACCGTTCACGTCGCAACGGCCGCGGCACTCTGTCTTGTTTTGAGACGTGAGATATGGCTCATGCTGCGGTCGATTCTGCCCGCTGGAACGTCGCAGGTTGTGGATTCAAAGACCGGGGGCTTCCTTCCAGGGGGTTCTGTGGGCTCTCAGGTCGAGGGCTCACAGAATGAAAGACGAAGGGGGCGTTTGCTCATCCTGGCCGTCGTTATCGGGACCTTACCGGCTGTTCTGGTGGGTGCGGTGGCTTCAGACAAGATTGAAGCCGCGTTTCACGGGGCCACTTTGACGGTTGCCATGCTTCCCTTGACAGGAGTTTTCCTGATCCTGACAAGATGGGCGCAAGATAGAGGCCGTGACGTGAGCAAGCTCCGCGCCCTCATCGTGGGGGTTGCTCAGGCAATCGCGATTCTGCCGGGGATCTCGCGCTCAGGCATGACTGTCGGTACCGGTCTTTTTCTTGGCGTTACAAAGGAACAGGCGGTCAAGTTCTCTTTTCTTCTCTCTATTCCTGCCATCGCTGGAGGCGCACTGCTCAAGCTGGCGAAGGGTTCCAGCGGCGTTCCAAGCGTGGGTGCGCAAAATCTCGCAATCGCATCGGTGGTTGCCTTCCTTTCGGCGCTCCTTGCGGCGAGAGTCTTGTTCGGCGTCGTAAGACGTGGAAAACTCGATTACTTCGGCTATTACTGCCTGGCGGTCGGCGTGCTCGGCCTTCTCTTTCTGGCCCGCTAG
- a CDS encoding geranylgeranylglycerol-phosphate geranylgeranyltransferase — translation MNSFSVRRIAGLFAAMRILNSCAVFTATFVGGLLAAGGRMASGALGAIALAAASVAFLAAFGYALNDYYDVRADEVNRPSRPIPSGMLSRKAVLVVAILCALAGALFALGLRPAVQLALAGMCGLVWLYSARMKRSGLPGNILVSLLAGSTLVAGGLSVGHLKPVLFPAVLAFLSNLPREILKDVQDVKGDSLAGGRSVASARGERFALKLASVIMLVLVVVSFVPYWPRLYNRYYFTIVLPLDALLVWEAFSMWGLRSPRDPIEKRRIETVVRVLKFAMLAGLTAIGVGSL, via the coding sequence ATGAACAGCTTCTCGGTCAGAAGAATAGCCGGCCTCTTCGCGGCGATGCGAATTCTCAATTCGTGCGCTGTATTCACGGCCACCTTCGTCGGCGGACTCCTTGCGGCCGGCGGCCGGATGGCCTCCGGTGCGCTCGGCGCAATTGCCCTTGCGGCAGCCTCCGTGGCCTTTCTCGCCGCATTCGGCTACGCGCTCAACGACTACTACGACGTGCGCGCCGACGAGGTAAACAGGCCATCGCGCCCAATACCGTCCGGGATGCTGTCACGAAAAGCCGTGCTTGTCGTGGCCATTCTCTGTGCGTTGGCGGGGGCTCTATTCGCTCTCGGACTTCGGCCCGCTGTTCAGCTTGCCCTGGCAGGGATGTGTGGGCTCGTGTGGCTCTATAGCGCTCGGATGAAGCGCTCGGGTCTCCCCGGCAATATCCTCGTGAGTCTGCTCGCAGGCTCTACGCTTGTGGCCGGCGGGTTATCGGTTGGACACTTGAAGCCCGTTTTGTTCCCCGCTGTTCTGGCATTTCTTTCCAATCTGCCGAGGGAGATACTGAAGGACGTGCAGGACGTCAAGGGGGACTCACTCGCGGGTGGCCGGAGTGTCGCGAGTGCCAGAGGAGAGAGATTCGCGCTCAAACTTGCTTCGGTGATCATGCTCGTTCTTGTAGTGGTGAGCTTTGTTCCCTACTGGCCCCGACTCTACAATCGGTACTATTTCACCATTGTGCTACCGCTTGACGCTCTGCTGGTTTGGGAGGCGTTTTCAATGTGGGGTCTTCGGTCACCGCGCGATCCAATTGAAAAGCGCAGGATCGAGACGGTCGTTCGGGTCCTCAAATTTGCAATGCTGGCTGGCCTCACTGCAATCGGCGTTGGAAGCCTTTAG
- a CDS encoding tetratricopeptide repeat protein, whose protein sequence is MWPTRIPGKKDIQALRKACRDNPYDALAAVELARTLEANGESEEALSVIRLLMSNGRADEDAYLIAASLLRNRGEFEEALRVLRKAQESFPSSVAVGYGLGQVLAQMGRTEEAIAEQKAAIELDPRNAEAHFRLGVTYANTEMFEDALRQYESAIDLNPLHARAHTNLGFVLDKLGYHDDAIAAFKRALELDPESAEGHYNLGAVYGDQGLYREAIAEFKAALEIDPNSAEAHFNLGIAYLDGGRLDEALQEFKWSFQLNPKNPRASYYLGQVYSRKGIYDLAIDNFKRCIVGDPRDARAHYFLGLAYNKIDAIDEAIAAFEMVTKLMPQDCKAYFYLGVAYDKKRLPAKAREAYMTADRLLK, encoded by the coding sequence ATGTGGCCCACTAGAATTCCTGGAAAGAAAGACATACAAGCGCTTCGCAAGGCCTGCCGCGATAATCCTTACGACGCCCTCGCAGCGGTCGAGCTTGCAAGAACGCTCGAAGCCAACGGCGAGAGCGAAGAAGCCCTTTCCGTCATAAGACTGTTGATGAGCAACGGCAGGGCGGACGAAGACGCGTACCTGATTGCTGCGAGTCTGCTCAGGAACAGAGGGGAATTCGAGGAAGCCTTGCGGGTGCTCCGGAAGGCGCAAGAATCGTTTCCTTCTTCTGTGGCCGTCGGATATGGCCTCGGTCAAGTACTGGCGCAGATGGGGAGGACTGAGGAGGCGATAGCAGAACAGAAGGCGGCAATCGAACTCGATCCCCGCAACGCGGAGGCTCATTTCAGGCTCGGCGTCACGTATGCCAACACCGAGATGTTCGAGGATGCCCTGAGACAATACGAGAGCGCGATTGACCTCAATCCGCTACACGCAAGAGCGCACACAAACCTGGGATTCGTTCTTGATAAGCTGGGTTACCACGATGACGCCATAGCTGCCTTCAAGCGGGCCCTGGAGCTTGACCCCGAAAGCGCAGAAGGGCACTACAATCTGGGTGCCGTCTACGGAGACCAGGGCCTTTACAGAGAGGCGATAGCCGAGTTCAAGGCCGCTCTCGAGATCGATCCCAATTCGGCCGAAGCGCACTTCAACCTGGGTATTGCGTATCTTGACGGGGGAAGGCTGGACGAAGCGCTGCAGGAGTTCAAATGGTCATTTCAGCTAAACCCAAAGAACCCCAGGGCCTCCTACTACCTCGGCCAAGTTTACAGTCGCAAGGGAATCTACGACCTGGCGATCGACAACTTCAAGCGTTGCATCGTAGGTGATCCGAGAGACGCGCGTGCTCACTACTTCCTCGGTCTGGCCTACAACAAGATAGACGCGATTGACGAAGCCATCGCCGCCTTTGAGATGGTCACGAAGCTCATGCCGCAAGACTGCAAGGCGTACTTCTATCTCGGCGTGGCTTATGACAAGAAGCGCCTTCCTGCGAAGGCAAGGGAGGCCTACATGACCGCCGACAGGCTTCTCAAGTGA